Within Metabacillus sp. KUDC1714, the genomic segment ATGAATGTTAAAAGGGCAAGGAGGAAAATGAAAATATCCGTAGATTCCCGCAAGACTACGATTGATCAAGTAATTCAAAAATTAACATCATATGATGTAACAACCCATAAGATAGTAATGACATCTTGTAGGAAAGATAAAGATAGCAATGTTGTGTTTCATTATCAATTAGATATTGATATATCTTCTGTTTCACATACTGATTTAGAAAAGATACTGGTAGAGAATCACGAAGTGGAAAAAATATTTTAAATACGTTTTACTTCCTCTTATTTTGGCAATATTTAAATTGAAACAGAAAAGTTGAAAAATTTTTCTGTTCGTTTTATAGTAATATTAAAGTCAAATATAGTCAAAGTCAGTGAGGGGGAGGTTGAGTGAGAAATATTTCAGACATTATTGAACAGTATTTGAAAAAGGTACTAGATAGTAGTGGCAAGGAAATAGTCGAGATTAAACGAAGTGAAATTGCAGATAAATTTCAGTGTGTGCCTTCACAGATCAATTACGTTATTAATACAAGGTTTACAATTGAAAGAGGCTACGTTGTTGAAAGTAAGCGTGGCGGAGGCGGCTATATTCGGATTATTAAGGTTCGCGCAAATAATCAGGCACACCTCTTAGATCAAATCTTACACTTGATTCATCACCGCCTTTCCCAGGCATCTGCTGAGGACATTATAGGTCGGCTTGTAAGTGAGGAAGTTATTTCTTCCCGCGAAGCTAAATTAATGTTAAGTGTAATTGATCGTTCAGTCCTTTATATTGAGCTCCCTCATAGGGACGAATTAAGGGCAAGGATGTTTAAGGCCATGATAACTTCATTGAAATATAAGTGAAAGTAGGGGAGACGGATGATCTGCCAGGAGTGTAATGAAAGACCGGCAACGTTTCACTTTACAAAAGTGATTAATGGAGAAAAAACGGAAGTCCACATATGTGAACATTGCGCACATGAAAATAGTGAACTTTTTATGTTTAATGTTAACACAGGATTTTCTTTAAATAATTTATTAACTGGATTGCTTAACATGGAATCTGATATTGCTAATACAGAGGAACAAAATGTTTTTAAAGCTAGTGATGTACCACAATGTGATCGATGTAAAATGACCTTACATCAGTTTAAAAAGGTTGGAAGATTTGGCTGTTCAAATTGTTATCCTACTTTTAAAAATCATATAACCCCAATACTTAAACGAGTTCATGGCGGGAACACTGTTCACTCAGGAAAAATCCCTGAGCGAATAGGGGGAGATATTCATATCCGCAAGCAAATAGATGAGCTGAAAACTAAAATTCATGAATTCATTGTACAGGAAGAGTTTGAGCAAGCTGCTAAAGTAAGAGATCAAATAAGATCTCTTGAGAAAAGGATAAGTAGCTTTCATGAGGAGGGATCATAATCATGTCACTCCAAAATTTTATGAATAAGGCAATGAGTGCTTGGATGAGTCAAGAAGGACCGGATTCGGACATTGTATTAAGTAGTCGGATTCGCTTAGCACGTAATATGGAACAGTTTAAATTTCCTACAGTTTCTACAAATGAAGAATCACAAGAAGTTCTTAACTTCTTTGAAACAACATATGCAAATAAAACATTTCAGGAAATTGGTCAGCTGGAGCTGCTTAAGATGAACGATATGCAGCCCATTCAGAAAAGGGTTTTAGTAGAAAAGCATCTAATAAGTCCTAATCTAGCTGATAACTCTATTTATGGTGGATGTTTACTTTCTGAAAATGAGGAAGTTAGCATAATGTTAAATGAAGAGGACCATATCCGGATTCAATGTTTATTTCCAGGATTTCAACTTGAGGAAGCGTTGGATATGGCGAACAAGTTAGATGATTGGATTGAAGAAGAGGTAGACTACGCTTTTGATGAAAGAAGGGGATACTTAACCAGTTGTCCTACGAATGTGGGGACTGGATTAAGGGCATCGGTCATGATGCATTTACCTGCATTAGTACTTACCCAAAAAGTTAATAGAATTATCCCAGCAATTAATCAGCTTGGATTAGTAGTAAGAGGCATATATGGTGAGGGTAGTGAGGCCATCGGCAACATTTTTCAGATTTCAAATCAAATAACATTAGGTAAGTCTGAGAAAGATATTGTTGAAGATCTTATTAGTGTGGTTCAACAATTAATTACCCAAGAAAGAGCTACTCGTGAAGCTCTTTACAACTCATCCCAAAACCAGCTAGAAGACAGAGTGTATAGATCATTCGGAACTTTGACTTATAGCCGAATAATTGAATCGAATGAGACAGCAAAATGTTTGTCTGATGTTAGATTGGGAATTGATTTAGGAATTATTAAAGATATATCTCGTAATATTCTCAATGAACTTATGATTTTAACTCAACCTGGATTTTTACAACAATATTTTGGTGGACCATTACGTCCAAATGAAAGAGATGTTCGCCGAGCTGCTTTAATAAGAGAGCGGCTAAACTTAGAAATGGAACGTAATAAATGGATGGAGGATGATGAATCATGATGTTTGGAAGATTTACAGAGCGCGCACAAAAGGTACTTGCTTTAGCACAAGAAGAAGCAGTTCGTTTAGGACATAACAATATAGGTACAGAACATATTTTACTGGGGCTAGTTAGTGAAGGTGAAGGGATTGCAGCTAAGGCTTTACTTGCATTAGGACTAGGCCCAGAAAAGATCCAAAAAGAGGTAGAAGGTTTAATTGGAAGAGGTCAAGATGCTTCTCAAACAATCCACTACACACCTAGAGCTAAAAAAGTAATTGAACTATCAATGGATGAAGCAAGAAAGTTAGGTCATTCTTATGTAGGAACAGAACATATTTTGTTAGGACTTATACGTGAAGGTGAGGGTGTTGCGGCAAGAGTCCTTAACAATCTAGGTGTAAGCTTGAATAAAGCAAGACAACAGGTTCTTCAGCTATTGGGCAGTAATGAAACATCTTCAAATCATCAAGGTGGAGGTATGACCAATGCTAATACACCTACACTTGATAGTCTTGCAAGAGACTTAACTTCGATTGCGAGAGAAGGAAGTTTAGATCCAGTTATCGGGAGAAGTAAAGAAATTCAACGTGTTATTGAAGTATTAAGTCGCCGTACAAAAAATAACCCAGTCTTAATTGGTGAGCCAGGTGTTGGTAAAACAGCAATAGCAGAGGGGCTAGCTCAACAAATCGTTCAGAATGAGGTTCCTGAAATCTTACGTGATAAGCGCGTAATGACACTTGATATGGGTACTGTAGTTGCTGGTACAAAATACCGTGGTGAATTTGAAGATAGACTTAAAAAAGTGATGGATGAAATCCGCCAAGCTGGTAATATTATTCTATTTATCGATGAGTTACACACATTGATTGGTGCTGGTGGTGCAGAGGGAGCAATCGATGCTTCTAACATTTTGAAACCTTCATTAGCTAGGGGTGAATTACAGTGTATTGGTGCAACTACACTTGATGAGTACCGAAAATACATTGAGAAAGATGCTGCATTAGAACGTAGATTCCAACCAATTCAGGTCGATGAGCCAACAGCTGAAGAAAGTGTTCAAATCTTAAAAGGCTTGCGTGACCGCTATGAAGCGCATCATAGAGTATCGATTACAGATGAAGCAATTGATGCTGCTGTAAAATTATCTGATCGTTATATTTCTGATCGCTTCCTACCAGATAAAGCGATTGATTTAATTGATGAGGCTGGCTCAAAGGTACGATTACGTTCATTCACGACACCACCAAACTTAAAAGAGCTAGAACAAAAGCTTGATGAAATCCGCAAAGAAAAAGATGCTTCTGTACAAAGTCAGGAGTTTGAAAAAGCGGCATCCCTACGTGATACGGAGCAAAGATTACGTGAACAGCTTGAAGAAACGAAGAAAACATGGAAAGAAAAACAAGGTCAAGAGAATACTGAAGTAACAGTCGAAGACATTGCGATGGTAGTCTCCAGTTGGACCGGTGTTCCAGTTTCAAGATTAGCACAAACAGAAACAGATAAGCTGTTAAATATGGAGAGTCTTTTACATTCAAGAGTTATTGGTCAAGAAGAAGCTGTAGTTGCTGTAGCAAAAGCAGTTCGTCGTGCACGAGCTGGGTTAAAGGATCCTAAACGTCCAATTGGATCATTTATTTTCTTAGGACCAACAGGTGTAGGTAAAACTGAGCTTGCTAGGGCATTGGCAGAATC encodes:
- a CDS encoding CtsR family transcriptional regulator → MRNISDIIEQYLKKVLDSSGKEIVEIKRSEIADKFQCVPSQINYVINTRFTIERGYVVESKRGGGGYIRIIKVRANNQAHLLDQILHLIHHRLSQASAEDIIGRLVSEEVISSREAKLMLSVIDRSVLYIELPHRDELRARMFKAMITSLKYK
- a CDS encoding UvrB/UvrC motif-containing protein, with protein sequence MICQECNERPATFHFTKVINGEKTEVHICEHCAHENSELFMFNVNTGFSLNNLLTGLLNMESDIANTEEQNVFKASDVPQCDRCKMTLHQFKKVGRFGCSNCYPTFKNHITPILKRVHGGNTVHSGKIPERIGGDIHIRKQIDELKTKIHEFIVQEEFEQAAKVRDQIRSLEKRISSFHEEGS
- a CDS encoding protein arginine kinase encodes the protein MSLQNFMNKAMSAWMSQEGPDSDIVLSSRIRLARNMEQFKFPTVSTNEESQEVLNFFETTYANKTFQEIGQLELLKMNDMQPIQKRVLVEKHLISPNLADNSIYGGCLLSENEEVSIMLNEEDHIRIQCLFPGFQLEEALDMANKLDDWIEEEVDYAFDERRGYLTSCPTNVGTGLRASVMMHLPALVLTQKVNRIIPAINQLGLVVRGIYGEGSEAIGNIFQISNQITLGKSEKDIVEDLISVVQQLITQERATREALYNSSQNQLEDRVYRSFGTLTYSRIIESNETAKCLSDVRLGIDLGIIKDISRNILNELMILTQPGFLQQYFGGPLRPNERDVRRAALIRERLNLEMERNKWMEDDES
- the clpC gene encoding ATP-dependent protease ATP-binding subunit ClpC codes for the protein MMFGRFTERAQKVLALAQEEAVRLGHNNIGTEHILLGLVSEGEGIAAKALLALGLGPEKIQKEVEGLIGRGQDASQTIHYTPRAKKVIELSMDEARKLGHSYVGTEHILLGLIREGEGVAARVLNNLGVSLNKARQQVLQLLGSNETSSNHQGGGMTNANTPTLDSLARDLTSIAREGSLDPVIGRSKEIQRVIEVLSRRTKNNPVLIGEPGVGKTAIAEGLAQQIVQNEVPEILRDKRVMTLDMGTVVAGTKYRGEFEDRLKKVMDEIRQAGNIILFIDELHTLIGAGGAEGAIDASNILKPSLARGELQCIGATTLDEYRKYIEKDAALERRFQPIQVDEPTAEESVQILKGLRDRYEAHHRVSITDEAIDAAVKLSDRYISDRFLPDKAIDLIDEAGSKVRLRSFTTPPNLKELEQKLDEIRKEKDASVQSQEFEKAASLRDTEQRLREQLEETKKTWKEKQGQENTEVTVEDIAMVVSSWTGVPVSRLAQTETDKLLNMESLLHSRVIGQEEAVVAVAKAVRRARAGLKDPKRPIGSFIFLGPTGVGKTELARALAESIFGDEDSMIRIDMSEYMEKHSTSRLVGSPPGYVGYEEGGQLTEKVRRKPYSVVLLDEIEKAHPDVFNILLQVLEDGRLTDSKGRTVDFRNTILIMTSNVGASELKRNKYVGFNIQDETQNYKDMKGKVMNELKRAFRPEFINRIDEIIVFHSLEKKHLKEIVSLMSDQLTKRLKEQDLSLELTDSAIEKIADEGIDLEYGARPLRRSIQKNVEDRLSEELLRGNINKGHKIILDVDNGEFVVKTTEKEEVKTK